CGTAGATGACAGCCTCGTAGTTGCTTCCAAACAATTTCTTGGTCTCGTAACGAAGTGGGGAGCCATAGAGTCCGTAGTTAACATTGGTAAGGAGGTTGCAGTTTTGAAGAGGAGAGGAGACAGGCTTAACATGGCAAGCTTGGAGGGGATGCTCCAATAGACATTGGCTCATTGTGAAGCCTTCGAGTTGCGCGTAGAAGTAACCGTTCCCATCTGTTTCGAACACCTTGTAATAGCTGACTTGATCCTTGTGGTTCTTGCAAATGACGCTGACTTTGGCAGCAGGGATTGGCTTAGCCCCAGACAGAGACCATGTTCCAGCCTGCTCGCAGCTCTGGCAGTACACTACGCCTTCGACCA
This window of the Juglans regia cultivar Chandler chromosome 12, Walnut 2.0, whole genome shotgun sequence genome carries:
- the LOC108984707 gene encoding non-classical arabinogalactan protein 30-like — its product is MASNQLLILVSSLLFLQSAFATLMAAEPAKKTDVVVEGVVYCQSCEQAGTWSLSGAKPIPAAKVSVICKNHKDQVSYYKVFETDGNGYFYAQLEGFTMSQCLLEHPLQACHVKPVSSPLQNCNLLTNVNYGLYGSPLRYETKKLFGSNYEAVIYAAGPLAFRPDHCPLPTHF